In Sphingobacterium sp. PCS056, the following proteins share a genomic window:
- a CDS encoding LytR/AlgR family response regulator transcription factor, with amino-acid sequence MKKKYFYTNKCRVILTTAYPDYALQGFDLDVVDYLLKPFSYERFQKAVDKFRLLQIASMTSLVENEYLLLKGDAKNKYYQVKFSDIMYIKGLNNYISVYTKDQHIITYMNLKEIINLIPARLFCRVHRSYIVSFKYVKFIDGNCLFIDEEKIPISESYKAIFYTRLKDFR; translated from the coding sequence ATGAAAAAAAAATATTTTTACACTAATAAATGCAGGGTTATTTTAACTACTGCTTATCCGGACTATGCACTGCAGGGCTTTGATCTGGATGTGGTCGACTATCTGCTGAAGCCATTTTCCTATGAGCGTTTTCAAAAAGCTGTTGATAAATTTCGGTTGCTACAAATTGCATCGATGACTTCGCTGGTCGAAAATGAATATTTGTTGCTAAAAGGTGATGCTAAAAACAAGTATTATCAAGTGAAATTTTCAGACATCATGTATATAAAGGGTTTGAATAATTACATATCCGTCTATACCAAAGATCAGCATATCATTACTTATATGAATCTGAAGGAAATCATTAATCTGATTCCTGCTCGTCTTTTCTGTAGGGTGCATCGTTCCTATATTGTATCTTTCAAATACGTCAAATTTATAGACGGCAACTGTCTGTTTATCGATGAAGAGAAAATCCCGATCAGTGAAAGCTATAAAGCTATTTTTTATACGAGATTGAAGGATTTTCGATAA
- a CDS encoding IS3 family transposase gives MSRKGNCWNNSVAESFFKTLKTECVYQYRFTDKEQAALIVFEYIERLGITAKDYILRWDTCPQKNLEEN, from the coding sequence ATGAGCAGAAAAGGAAATTGCTGGAATAATAGTGTTGCAGAAAGCTTTTTTAAAACGTTGAAAACCGAGTGTGTATACCAATATAGATTTACTGATAAAGAGCAGGCCGCACTTATAGTTTTTGAATATATAGAGAGACTTGGTATAACTGCAAAAGATTACATTCTGCGCTGGGATACATGTCCCCAGAAGAATTTGGAAGAAAATTAA
- a CDS encoding cyclophilin-like fold protein — MPSENRVKNEIQRDTIANKKVMKLKITMGDKVLTAILYENPTTRDFIAQLPLTVDMEDFAGKEKIFYPPKKLSTKERKAVSDPKIGDINVYAPWGNIAIFYGSYSGSRDLVRIGRITEDIDRFNVTGTIKNIYFELEEQ, encoded by the coding sequence ATGCCATCGGAAAATAGGGTTAAAAATGAAATACAAAGGGATACTATAGCAAACAAAAAAGTTATGAAATTGAAAATAACTATGGGAGATAAGGTGCTAACGGCAATTTTGTATGAAAATCCTACTACAAGAGATTTCATTGCCCAACTCCCTTTAACTGTTGATATGGAGGACTTCGCTGGTAAAGAAAAGATATTCTACCCACCGAAAAAATTATCTACAAAAGAACGAAAAGCTGTCAGCGATCCTAAGATTGGAGATATAAATGTATATGCTCCGTGGGGTAATATTGCTATTTTTTATGGCAGTTATTCAGGATCCCGAGACTTAGTCAGGATAGGAAGAATAACCGAGGATATTGATAGATTCAATGTTACAGGTACTATAAAGAACATCTATTTTGAACTGGAGGAACAATAG
- a CDS encoding DapH/DapD/GlmU-related protein, translated as MQTVDIFERLRNGETVPAGDPEAYKLREASFATKKLLLQMNSADDPAEVRNLLSQITATEIDENTAVFTPLYINYGKNTKIGKNVFINFDCVFLDLGGITIEDNVQIAPKVSLLSEGHPIDAKDRQSLVPGHIHIKRNAWIGANATILAGVTIGENAVVAAGAVVSKDVPDNCVFGGIPAKMLKHIE; from the coding sequence ATGCAAACAGTTGATATTTTTGAACGCTTGCGAAATGGTGAAACTGTACCAGCAGGTGATCCCGAAGCATATAAATTGAGGGAAGCTTCCTTTGCTACAAAAAAGTTGCTTCTCCAAATGAACAGTGCCGATGATCCTGCCGAAGTACGTAATTTGTTATCGCAGATTACCGCAACAGAAATTGATGAAAATACGGCGGTTTTTACACCCTTGTATATCAACTATGGGAAAAATACCAAGATCGGTAAAAATGTTTTTATCAATTTTGACTGCGTTTTCTTGGATCTGGGCGGTATCACGATAGAAGACAATGTGCAGATCGCACCCAAAGTCAGTTTGCTGTCGGAAGGTCATCCGATAGATGCTAAAGATAGACAATCGCTGGTTCCTGGCCACATTCACATTAAAAGAAATGCATGGATTGGAGCAAATGCGACTATACTGGCAGGCGTGACCATTGGCGAAAATGCTGTTGTCGCGGCAGGTGCAGTTGTTTCAAAAGATGTACCCGACAATTGCGTTTTCGGGGGGATCCCAGCGAAAATGCTTAAGCACATTGAATAG